The following are encoded in a window of Castanea sativa cultivar Marrone di Chiusa Pesio chromosome 5, ASM4071231v1 genomic DNA:
- the LOC142634347 gene encoding G-type lectin S-receptor-like serine/threonine-protein kinase At1g67520, whose amino-acid sequence MASRARNLFLVFSCLLPLLGPSYSKLADKLVHGKELKDGDELVSANENFIIRFFKLAGIAYLGIWYNRNNEKPVWDANRSTPIADKCSVLTIDEYGHLRISYIGYQSKILCSVQGESNTSAILVDAGNFVLYEGNSNGSVKRDLRPNTTDTHSWPTTPKRNRDVPDFGSYTLNNSNQLVILWLGNIHCSTGPWFNGRSNWSSYGLSNQKYFNFGFISNENKTYFSDNNCSWVDFGYAFDTRAGMGEIWRRDTSSISNRSDGLRELCGPESKASRWWIWLIVAEVGTIITLFCIAILWKIYKAKGKKKMKQNMLVQEFGHAMTSTDLKIFSFESITAATNNFSTENRLGMGGFGLVYKGKLVNEKEIAIKRLSRNSRQGLMELKNEVILIAKLQHTNLVTLLGFCIQEEEKILIYEYMANKSLDFFLFDSTKRRYLNWEKRINIIEGIAQGLVYLHKYSRLKVIHRDLKASNILLDDEMNPKISDFGLAIKFGLKESEQRTNRPIGTFGYMAPEYAMNGIISTKVDVFSYGVLLLEILTGKKNNNLYHSDQPLNLIGHAWQMWNEGRGIELIDTTLNESCSSNEALRCIQIGLLCVQQNAADRPAMQDVICMLFNETIRLPTPKQPAFFMKTVVEEPMVAKMKKESFSINDVTISGMDPR is encoded by the exons ATGGCGAGCAGAGCACGAAACCTTTTCCTTGTGTTTTCCTGTTTGCTACCTTTGTTGGGTCCATCTTATTCAAAGCTAGCTGATAAATTAGTCCATGGGAAAGAGCTCAAAGACGGGGATGAACTAGTTTCAGCTAATGAAAACTTTATAATACGATTCTTCAAGCTTGCAGGAATAGCTTACCTAGGAATATGGTACAACAGAAACAATGAGAAGCCAGTTTGGGATGCTAATCGAAGCACTCCAATTGCTGACAAGTGTAGTGTTCTTACTATAGATGAGTATGGGCACTTGAGAATTTCATACATTGGGTATCAGTCTAAGATACTATGTTCAGTTCAAGGTGAAAGTAATACTAGTGCTATTCTAGTGGATGCTGGCAATTTTGTACTGTACGAAGGGAATTCAAATGGGTCTGTGAAGCGAGATTTGCGGCCAAACACTACTGACACGCATTCTTGGCCTACGACACCAAAGAGAAACCGTGATGTCCCTGACTTTGGATCCTATACTCTTAACAATAGTAACCAACTGGTCATCTTGTGGCTAGGTAACATCCATTGTAGTACTGGGCCTTGGTTCAATGGGCGTTCCAACTGGTCATCATATGGTTTATCAAACcaaaagtattttaattttggctTCATTTCAAATGAGAATAAAACATACTTCAGTGACAACAATTGTTCCTGGGTTGACTTTGGATATGCATTTGACACTCGCGCCGGCATGGGTGAGATTTGGCGCAGAGATACAAGTTCTATAAGTAATCGTTCAGATGGTTTGCGAGAGTTATGCGGCCCTGAATCCAAAG CAAGCAGGTGGTGGATATGGCTAATCGTTGCGGAAGTTGGAACTATTATCACCCTGTTTTGCATCGCtatattatggaaaatataCAAAGCAAAAG ggaagaaaaagatgaaacaAAATATGCTAGTACAAGAATTTGGACATGCAATGACTTCGACTGATTTGAAAATCTTTAGCTTTGAAAGCATCACAGCTGCTACAAACAATTTCTCAACTGAAAATAGGCTAGGAATGGGTGGTTTTGGACTAGTTTATAAG GGAAAATTGGtcaatgagaaagaaattgccATAAAAAGACTTTCCAGAAATTCTCGACAAGGTTTGATGGAACTCAAAAATGAAGTTATACTCATCGCCAAACTCCAGCACACTAATCTCGTGACACTTTTAGGGTTTTGTattcaagaagaagaaaaaatattaatttatgaaTACATGGCCAACAAGAGTTTAGATTTCTTCCTTTTTG ACTCTACAAAAAGGAGGTATTTAAATTGGGAGAAACGCATCAACATCATTGAAGGCATTGCTCAAGGGCTTGTTTATCTTCATAAATATTCAAGGCTTAAAGTAATTCACCGGGACTTAAAAGCAAGCAACATTTTACTTGATGATGAGATGAATCCAAAAATATCTGATTTTGGCCTAGCTATAAAATTTGGTTTAAAGGAATCAGAACAAAGGACAAATAGACCTATTGGAACATT CGGCTATATGGCTCCGGAATATGCTATGAATGGTATTATCTCAACAAAAGTTGATGTATTCAGTTATGGAGTCCTACTATTAGAAATTTTGACTGGCAAGAAGAATAACAACCTCTACCATTCAGATCAACCACTCAATCTTATAGGGCAT GCATGGCAAATGTGGAATGAAGGTAGAGGTATAGAGCTAATTGACACAACATTGAATGAATCATGCTCTTCAAATGAAGCATTGAGATGCATTCAAATTGGTCTCTTGTGTGTACAACAAAACGCAGCAGATAGACCCGCCATGCAAGATGTTATTTGCATGCTTTTCAATGAAACCATCCGACTACCTACCCCTAAACAACCAGCATTTTTCATGAAGACAGTCGTAGAAGAGCCAATGGTAGCCAAAATGAAGAAGGAAAGCTTTTCCATCAATGACGTTACAATTTCAGGGATGGATCCTAGATAA